One part of the Mycolicibacterium aromaticivorans JS19b1 = JCM 16368 genome encodes these proteins:
- a CDS encoding bifunctional 3-(3-hydroxy-phenyl)propionate/3-hydroxycinnamic acid hydroxylase: protein MEFDVVVVGAGPVGLTLANILGLQGVRTLVVDERDALIDYPRGVGLDDEALRTFQAIGLVDAVLPHTVPNQILRFYDGKRRLLAEMAPPDARFGWPKRNGFVQPLVDAELYKGLSRFDNVEVAWGHPMTSITETADGVVVELSPADSQPRKVSARYVVGCDGGRSATRRLMGVSFDGTTSSTRWLVVDIANDPLGHPNSEVGADPVRPYVSIAIAHGIRRFEFLIHGHETDEQAEDPAFVAQMLSRLVPYPDRCDIIRRRLYTHHSRIASSFRKGRILIAGDAAHLMPVWQGQGYNSGIRDAANLGWKLAAVVKGRARDALLDSYDVERRKHARAMIDLSTTVGKVISPTNSRVAAARDVVVRAASLVPTLKRYVLEMRFKPMPRYDHGAVVHSEPRSPSSAVGTLFIQPRVDTRDNQNVLLDDVIGPWFAFVCWSNNPRQLLGEKDFAAWKSLGAVFVALRPITQLHWTGHDDPDVIVVGDRTGALKAWFDTHEESVMFLRPDRCIAGACIAQRTPELSTALLDTLTLTPGGGTDATGALLYVTQPAAESSRPVGGTA, encoded by the coding sequence ATGGAGTTCGACGTCGTCGTGGTGGGAGCCGGGCCAGTTGGACTGACGCTGGCCAATATCCTTGGCCTGCAGGGGGTCCGGACACTGGTCGTCGACGAGCGGGACGCGCTCATCGACTATCCGCGCGGAGTGGGCCTCGACGATGAAGCCCTGCGCACCTTTCAGGCGATCGGCCTGGTGGACGCCGTCCTGCCGCATACCGTGCCCAACCAGATCTTGCGGTTTTACGACGGCAAGCGGAGATTGCTCGCCGAGATGGCACCGCCCGACGCGCGGTTCGGCTGGCCCAAGCGCAACGGCTTCGTGCAGCCGCTGGTCGACGCCGAGTTGTACAAGGGGCTCAGCCGGTTCGACAATGTGGAAGTGGCGTGGGGTCATCCCATGACCTCGATCACCGAGACCGCCGATGGAGTCGTCGTCGAGTTGTCTCCGGCCGATTCCCAGCCCCGAAAGGTCAGCGCCCGCTACGTCGTCGGCTGCGACGGCGGCCGTAGCGCCACCCGTCGCCTGATGGGGGTGTCCTTCGACGGCACGACGTCCTCGACCCGCTGGCTGGTGGTGGACATCGCCAACGACCCACTCGGACATCCCAACAGCGAGGTCGGCGCCGACCCGGTCCGGCCCTACGTCTCGATCGCCATCGCCCACGGCATCCGGCGCTTCGAGTTCCTGATCCACGGCCACGAGACCGACGAGCAGGCCGAGGATCCCGCGTTCGTGGCGCAGATGCTCTCCCGGCTGGTGCCTTACCCGGACAGGTGCGACATCATCCGACGCCGCCTGTACACCCACCACTCGCGAATCGCGAGCTCATTCCGCAAGGGCCGCATTCTGATCGCCGGGGATGCCGCCCACCTCATGCCGGTGTGGCAGGGGCAGGGCTACAACAGTGGCATCCGTGATGCCGCCAACCTCGGCTGGAAGCTGGCGGCCGTGGTCAAGGGACGGGCCCGCGATGCGCTGCTGGACAGCTACGACGTCGAGCGCCGCAAGCACGCCCGCGCAATGATCGACCTTTCGACCACAGTGGGAAAGGTCATCTCACCGACCAACTCGCGTGTCGCCGCCGCCCGAGATGTGGTCGTTCGGGCCGCATCGCTGGTCCCGACGTTGAAGCGCTATGTACTGGAGATGCGGTTCAAGCCGATGCCGCGCTACGACCACGGTGCGGTGGTGCACAGCGAGCCACGGTCACCGTCGTCCGCGGTGGGCACCCTGTTCATCCAGCCACGGGTGGACACCCGGGACAACCAGAACGTCCTGCTCGACGACGTCATAGGCCCGTGGTTCGCGTTCGTGTGCTGGAGTAACAATCCCCGGCAACTGTTGGGGGAGAAAGACTTCGCCGCATGGAAATCGCTGGGTGCGGTCTTCGTTGCGCTGCGCCCGATCACCCAGTTGCACTGGACCGGACACGACGACCCCGACGTCATCGTTGTCGGGGACCGCACCGGCGCGCTCAAGGCGTGGTTCGACACGCACGAAGAGTCGGTGATGTTCCTGCGGCCGGACCGCTGCATCGCCGGCGCCTGCATCGCCCAACGCACACCGGAATTGAGCACGGCCCTGCTCGACACACTCACCTTGACCCCGGGAGGAGGCACCGATGCCACTGGCGCTCTGCTGTATGTCACACAGCCCGCTGCTGAATCTTCCCGGCCCGTCGGCGGAACTGCTTGA
- a CDS encoding enoyl-CoA hydratase/isomerase family protein: protein MVDLETSDGLAVLTIDRPHARNAIALSTMGELEEALDAAAGAQALVIRGGGDRAFVSGGDLKELSALRTTEEAAAMAARMRAICDRIAGFPAPVIAALNGHALGGGAEVAVAADIRIAADDIKIGFNQVTLAIMPAWGGAERLAALVGKSKALLLAGSGTLLTAGEAERWGLIDRVVARDSFDDELRTLATSLANRPAGRIKKVIGGVTPAEAIDAFAELWVSDEHWDAADRVMNRGK from the coding sequence ATGGTCGATCTGGAGACGAGCGACGGCCTTGCGGTCCTCACCATCGACCGTCCGCATGCCCGTAACGCGATCGCCCTGTCGACCATGGGTGAACTCGAAGAGGCGCTCGACGCGGCGGCCGGGGCGCAGGCCTTGGTCATCCGCGGCGGCGGCGACCGGGCATTCGTGTCCGGCGGCGACCTCAAGGAACTGAGCGCACTGCGCACCACCGAGGAGGCCGCCGCGATGGCTGCCCGCATGCGCGCGATCTGCGACCGCATTGCCGGTTTCCCCGCCCCCGTCATCGCCGCACTCAACGGGCACGCGCTCGGCGGCGGGGCCGAAGTCGCCGTCGCCGCCGACATCCGGATCGCCGCGGACGACATCAAGATCGGCTTCAACCAGGTGACGTTGGCAATCATGCCGGCCTGGGGCGGCGCCGAACGGTTGGCGGCACTCGTCGGCAAAAGCAAAGCCCTGCTGCTCGCCGGCTCCGGCACGCTCCTCACCGCCGGCGAGGCCGAACGGTGGGGGCTGATCGATCGCGTCGTGGCGCGAGACTCGTTCGACGACGAATTGCGCACGCTGGCAACGTCGTTGGCAAACCGGCCGGCCGGCCGCATCAAGAAGGTGATCGGCGGGGTGACACCGGCCGAAGCCATCGACGCCTTCGCCGAACTGTGGGTGTCCGACGAGCATTGGGACGCTGCCGACCGCGTGATGAACCGCGGGAAGTAG
- a CDS encoding DUF1214 domain-containing protein — translation MALGDGPDDAVLDDAWSEFCDRLKAAGRQSFKDLNATCGIQRADAFRFLTQNLGQAFDLALETRDPRYPSIHAFCNPTRKLGGDCADFTYQQAWVDGESTYRITGTRGTARFFNITVQGGRPVGPHVLHEPFGDVPQANVFGHQLEVETDGTFELYVGGPERGPNWLPTTATTRKLFIRQGFDSWDERPGLLRIERVDMAAPKPVPTAAAMVEAMRWAGDFVTGLMTSWPEFPYTYGGVDSEHPNCFPAVEATSGDVQRGRVAANMYWELGPDDALIVEFDAHDGLWMITNMGAFFTSMDFLYRPVSYTPSRTSVDSDGKVRLVLAHDDPAVHNWVDTQGFERGNLTYRHMLEGAPAVLSTRLVARGELDDALPLDTNRITASERTAQMWERFTAVRARFPL, via the coding sequence GTGGCACTTGGCGACGGCCCGGATGACGCAGTGCTCGACGATGCGTGGAGTGAGTTCTGCGACCGCCTGAAGGCCGCTGGCAGGCAGTCGTTCAAGGACCTCAACGCCACCTGCGGAATCCAGCGTGCCGACGCCTTCCGCTTCCTCACCCAGAACCTCGGGCAAGCGTTCGACCTCGCCTTGGAAACCCGTGATCCGCGGTACCCGAGCATCCACGCCTTCTGCAACCCGACTCGTAAGCTCGGCGGGGATTGCGCCGATTTCACCTACCAGCAGGCTTGGGTCGACGGCGAGTCTACCTATCGGATCACCGGAACCCGCGGTACTGCAAGATTTTTCAACATCACGGTTCAGGGGGGGCGCCCGGTCGGCCCGCACGTTCTACACGAGCCGTTCGGTGATGTGCCGCAGGCTAATGTGTTCGGCCACCAACTAGAAGTCGAAACCGACGGCACTTTCGAGCTGTACGTCGGCGGCCCCGAGCGCGGGCCGAACTGGCTCCCCACCACTGCGACTACCCGGAAGTTGTTCATTCGGCAGGGCTTTGACAGCTGGGATGAGCGGCCCGGACTGCTACGCATAGAGCGGGTCGACATGGCCGCACCGAAGCCCGTGCCCACGGCAGCTGCAATGGTCGAAGCGATGCGGTGGGCCGGCGATTTCGTCACCGGCCTGATGACCAGCTGGCCGGAGTTCCCGTACACCTACGGTGGTGTCGACAGCGAGCACCCGAATTGCTTTCCGGCGGTGGAGGCCACCAGCGGCGACGTCCAGCGCGGCCGCGTAGCGGCGAACATGTACTGGGAACTGGGTCCTGACGACGCTCTGATCGTCGAGTTCGACGCACACGACGGACTGTGGATGATCACCAATATGGGCGCGTTCTTCACCAGCATGGACTTCCTGTACCGTCCGGTCAGCTACACGCCGAGCCGTACGTCGGTGGACAGTGACGGCAAGGTCCGCCTGGTTCTCGCACATGACGATCCGGCCGTGCACAACTGGGTCGACACCCAGGGCTTCGAGCGCGGGAACCTCACCTACCGGCACATGCTCGAGGGTGCGCCCGCCGTGCTGTCCACCCGCCTGGTCGCTCGTGGCGAACTCGACGATGCGCTACCTCTGGATACCAATCGCATCACCGCATCTGAGCGCACTGCTCAGATGTGGGAACGGTTCACCGCGGTGCGCGCCAGGTTCCCGCTGTGA
- a CDS encoding 3-carboxyethylcatechol 2,3-dioxygenase, which yields MSHSPLLNLPGPSAELLDDITTRLAETRQFVAEFDPELVVIFSPDHYNGFFYRLMPPFCIGTAAAGVGDYGTYAGPLNVPAALANEMAAAVWDAGVDVSLSSAMDVDHGTVQPLEVLFGDAATRPVIPVFINSVATPLGPLKRTRALGAAIGEYLGTLDKRVLVVGSGGLSHDPPVPTLATAPPAALERIVGGAPMSPEGRAARQDAVIAAAHEFAHGDSPLQPLNPDWDRALLDLIDTNRLAEVDGWTNDWIAREAGNSAHEIRTWVAAFAALASQGDYQTQQRYYRAAPELIAGFAIRTAVPA from the coding sequence ATGTCACACAGCCCGCTGCTGAATCTTCCCGGCCCGTCGGCGGAACTGCTTGACGACATCACCACCCGGCTGGCCGAAACACGGCAATTCGTCGCGGAATTCGACCCCGAGCTCGTGGTGATCTTCTCGCCGGACCACTACAACGGTTTCTTCTACCGGCTGATGCCGCCGTTCTGCATCGGCACGGCCGCCGCCGGCGTCGGCGATTACGGCACGTATGCCGGACCGCTGAACGTGCCGGCCGCGCTCGCCAATGAGATGGCGGCCGCGGTGTGGGACGCCGGCGTCGACGTATCCCTGTCGTCGGCAATGGACGTCGACCACGGGACGGTTCAGCCGCTCGAGGTGTTGTTCGGGGATGCCGCAACGAGGCCGGTGATTCCGGTGTTCATCAACTCGGTCGCCACCCCGTTGGGCCCGCTCAAGCGCACCCGCGCGCTGGGTGCCGCCATCGGTGAATACCTGGGCACCCTGGATAAACGGGTACTGGTCGTCGGATCCGGTGGGCTGTCGCATGATCCACCGGTGCCCACCCTGGCGACCGCGCCACCGGCCGCCCTGGAGCGCATCGTCGGCGGGGCGCCGATGTCACCGGAGGGGCGAGCTGCACGGCAGGACGCCGTGATCGCCGCGGCACACGAATTCGCCCACGGGGACAGCCCGTTGCAGCCGTTGAACCCGGACTGGGACCGTGCCCTGCTCGATCTTATCGACACCAACCGGCTGGCCGAGGTCGACGGTTGGACCAACGACTGGATCGCCCGTGAAGCCGGCAACTCCGCACACGAGATCCGAACCTGGGTGGCGGCATTCGCCGCGCTGGCATCCCAGGGTGATTATCAGACGCAGCAGCGCTACTATCGCGCTGCTCCAGAGTTGATCGCGGGATTCGCGATCCGGACGGCGGTACCCGCATGA
- a CDS encoding IclR family transcriptional regulator translates to MTQTPTESPISAAPGSQTLARGLHALQLVAAAKGGLTIQQVADHIGVHRTIAYRLLSTLASYRMVAKAEDGRFRAAAGLAALGASFDNNIRELSMPTLRDLADELDTTVSLLVAEGDQQVAIAVIVPTRVSYQLSFHEGSRYPLDRGAAGIALLASMPARPGERPLVTRAREQGWIITYGEVEPNTYGLAVPVHRPAGSPHTCINLISHREDVVLRGRESAIAAAQRLSVVLS, encoded by the coding sequence ATGACGCAGACACCCACCGAGAGCCCGATCAGCGCTGCGCCCGGGTCGCAAACCCTGGCCCGCGGACTGCACGCGTTGCAGCTGGTCGCGGCCGCCAAGGGCGGGCTGACCATTCAGCAGGTCGCCGACCACATCGGGGTGCACCGGACCATCGCCTACCGGCTGCTGAGCACGTTGGCGTCGTACCGGATGGTGGCCAAAGCCGAAGACGGGCGATTCCGCGCCGCGGCCGGGCTCGCCGCCCTGGGCGCGTCGTTCGACAACAACATCCGCGAGCTGTCGATGCCGACGCTGCGCGACCTCGCCGACGAGCTCGACACCACGGTGTCGTTACTGGTGGCCGAGGGTGATCAGCAGGTCGCGATCGCTGTGATCGTGCCGACCCGGGTGTCCTATCAGCTGTCCTTCCACGAGGGCAGCCGCTATCCCCTCGACCGCGGCGCGGCCGGTATCGCACTGCTGGCCAGCATGCCGGCGCGGCCCGGCGAACGCCCGCTGGTCACCCGCGCGCGCGAGCAGGGCTGGATCATCACCTACGGGGAGGTCGAGCCCAACACCTACGGTCTCGCGGTGCCGGTGCACCGGCCGGCCGGCTCGCCGCACACGTGCATCAACCTGATCTCACACCGCGAAGACGTGGTGCTGCGCGGGCGGGAGTCGGCGATCGCAGCGGCGCAGCGCCTTTCGGTCGTTCTGAGTTAA
- a CDS encoding FAD-dependent oxidoreductase, with amino-acid sequence MADTTWDSGQSGPPTWDREVDVVVLGTGAAGLTAALTAAVSGASVAVFEKAPSVGGTTAVSGGIVWIPAHDRAAGGELNVDDALKYLEAQSLGFMDRELVETFVRTGPAMLDFVEGNSALQFEVAEGFPDYKPELPGGQPGGGRSLNAKPFDLATLDDWASRITSFPIDFSNVGIDAETRARIHAAVDDMDGDYCVAGTALIAGLLKGLLDLGVTPVTEARALELTGSASAITGVRIALGDREIRVRADKGVILGTGGFEWDQRLVEAYLRGPLRGPVSPPNNTGDGLRMAMAHGADLANMGEAWWVPVIQIPGDTLGGRPRSRSVRLERTRPRSIIVNRFGKRFLNEAGEYNSMSGPFHQLDPRLGYVNDPAWIVFDDQHLKRYGFLGVEPGGEAPDWFNKAATLAELEEKTGIDADGLGATLAAWNAAVADEVDPEFGRGASAYDGYWGDNSASTPALQTLGPLDTPPYYAVPVGIGAMGTKGGPRTDRDGRVLHVNGMPIPGLFAAGNAMAGVTGRAYGGAGGTLGPAMVFGYRAGLAAAGAPSR; translated from the coding sequence ATGGCGGACACCACCTGGGACTCCGGCCAGTCTGGCCCACCTACGTGGGACCGTGAAGTCGACGTCGTGGTGCTCGGTACCGGCGCGGCCGGCCTGACCGCTGCACTGACCGCAGCGGTCAGTGGCGCATCGGTCGCGGTGTTCGAGAAGGCGCCCAGCGTCGGGGGCACGACCGCGGTGTCCGGCGGAATCGTCTGGATTCCCGCGCATGACCGGGCGGCCGGTGGTGAGCTGAACGTCGACGATGCGCTGAAATACCTTGAGGCCCAATCGCTGGGCTTCATGGATCGTGAACTGGTCGAAACCTTTGTGCGCACCGGCCCGGCGATGCTGGACTTTGTCGAAGGCAACAGCGCGCTGCAGTTCGAGGTCGCCGAGGGCTTCCCCGACTACAAGCCCGAACTGCCGGGTGGTCAGCCAGGTGGCGGACGGTCGTTGAACGCCAAGCCATTTGACCTTGCCACCCTGGACGATTGGGCGTCGCGCATCACGTCGTTCCCCATCGACTTCAGCAACGTCGGCATCGACGCCGAGACCCGGGCACGCATCCACGCCGCCGTCGACGATATGGACGGCGACTACTGCGTCGCCGGTACCGCGTTGATCGCGGGCCTACTCAAGGGCCTGCTGGATCTCGGCGTCACCCCGGTCACCGAGGCCCGCGCGCTCGAGCTGACCGGCTCCGCGTCGGCGATCACCGGAGTACGGATCGCCCTGGGCGATCGTGAGATTCGAGTCCGTGCCGACAAAGGGGTAATCCTCGGCACCGGCGGATTCGAATGGGATCAGAGGCTGGTCGAGGCCTATCTGCGGGGGCCGTTGCGCGGACCGGTGTCACCGCCGAACAACACCGGCGACGGTTTGCGGATGGCCATGGCGCACGGCGCCGACCTGGCGAACATGGGCGAGGCCTGGTGGGTGCCGGTCATTCAGATCCCCGGCGACACGCTCGGCGGCAGGCCGCGCAGTCGCAGTGTGCGCCTCGAGCGCACCCGGCCGCGCAGCATCATCGTCAACCGGTTCGGGAAGCGTTTCCTCAACGAGGCCGGCGAATACAACTCGATGTCCGGACCGTTCCATCAGCTCGACCCGCGCCTGGGGTACGTCAACGATCCGGCGTGGATCGTCTTCGATGATCAGCACCTGAAGCGCTACGGCTTCCTGGGTGTCGAGCCCGGAGGTGAGGCGCCCGACTGGTTCAACAAGGCCGCGACGCTGGCCGAACTGGAGGAGAAGACCGGCATCGACGCCGACGGGCTGGGCGCCACCCTGGCCGCATGGAACGCCGCCGTCGCTGACGAGGTGGACCCCGAATTCGGCCGTGGCGCAAGTGCATACGACGGGTACTGGGGTGACAACTCGGCGTCCACCCCGGCGTTGCAGACCCTCGGCCCGCTGGACACCCCGCCGTACTACGCCGTGCCGGTGGGCATCGGCGCCATGGGCACCAAGGGTGGCCCGCGCACCGACCGCGACGGCCGAGTGCTGCACGTCAACGGCATGCCGATCCCCGGGCTGTTCGCCGCGGGCAACGCGATGGCCGGCGTGACGGGCCGCGCCTACGGTGGGGCCGGCGGAACACTGGGGCCGGCAATGGTGTTCGGCTACCGCGCGGGTCTGGCGGCAGCGGGCGCGCCTTCGCGTTGA
- a CDS encoding alpha/beta fold hydrolase: protein MPEFESVWSDLQGVAFSQGYLDAGGVRTRYLHAGDPGKPTLVLLHGSGGHAEAYVRNIEAHAEHFSTWSIDMLGHGYTDKPGHLLEIPHYVDHLAAVLDTIGAQRAHISGESLGGWVASRFAVDHPDRLERLVLNTAGGSQADPEVMKRIVTLSMAAAENPSWETVQARIKWLMADKSKDYDDIVASRQRVYRQPGFVNAMRDIMALQDPDIRQRNLMSPSDYGAITAPTLVLWTSDDPTADTTEGRRISEMIPGARFEVMQGCGHWPQYEDPKTFNRLHIDFLMGR, encoded by the coding sequence GTGCCGGAGTTCGAGAGCGTCTGGAGTGATCTGCAGGGCGTTGCGTTCTCGCAGGGTTATCTGGATGCAGGCGGAGTGCGCACCCGCTATCTGCATGCCGGCGATCCGGGTAAGCCGACCCTGGTGTTGCTCCATGGCTCGGGCGGCCACGCCGAGGCGTACGTCCGTAACATCGAGGCGCACGCCGAGCACTTCTCGACCTGGTCGATCGACATGCTGGGGCACGGCTACACCGACAAGCCCGGGCATCTGTTGGAGATCCCGCACTACGTCGATCACCTTGCCGCCGTCCTCGACACCATCGGCGCGCAGCGGGCGCACATCTCCGGTGAATCGCTGGGCGGCTGGGTTGCGTCGCGCTTCGCCGTCGACCATCCCGACCGGCTCGAGCGGTTGGTGCTCAACACCGCGGGCGGTTCGCAGGCCGACCCCGAGGTGATGAAGCGGATTGTCACGCTGTCGATGGCCGCCGCGGAGAACCCTAGCTGGGAAACCGTGCAGGCCAGGATCAAGTGGCTGATGGCGGACAAGTCCAAGGACTACGACGACATCGTCGCCAGCCGCCAGCGGGTGTACCGGCAGCCCGGGTTTGTCAACGCGATGCGCGACATCATGGCGTTGCAGGATCCGGATATCCGGCAGCGAAACCTGATGAGCCCCAGCGACTACGGCGCTATCACCGCGCCGACGCTGGTGCTGTGGACCAGTGACGACCCGACCGCCGACACGACGGAGGGCCGCCGGATCTCGGAGATGATCCCGGGTGCGCGCTTCGAGGTCATGCAAGGCTGCGGGCACTGGCCGCAATACGAGGACCCCAAGACGTTCAACCGCCTGCACATCGACTTCCTGATGGGCCGGTGA
- a CDS encoding AMP-binding protein: protein MRNIPVELSKRYIDEGWWTPDTLGELLARGLAANPDTGFWVHSAVRPFSGTFHDVEVLARRLAAGLRARGVGPGDVIAFQLPNWVEAAVTYWASSFLGAVVVPIVHFYGRKELTHIIGTARPKVFITTEHFGHMTFQPDLCADVPIVGLVGDNFEDLLADEPMDGELHTDPAGPALIAFTSGTTRDPKGVIHSHQTLGFETRQLLENYAPDRGRQITATPVGHFIGMVGAFLIPVLEGAPIDLTDVWDPGRVLELMESEGMSIGGGPPYFVTSLLDHPEFTDAHMSRIKHVGLGGSTVPIAVTRRLADLGVHVFRSYGSTEHPSITGSRPSAPEDKRLFTDGDARPGVEVRLTDEGEILSRGPDLCLGYTDDTLTAKAFDADGWYHTGDIGVLDEDGYLTITDRKADVIIRGGENISALEVEELLLSMPAVAEAVVVSAPDARLGEHTAAVLRVREGHQMPTMQEVRAHFESCGAARQKWPEELHEVADYPRTASGKVQKYLVRKHIAEAQ, encoded by the coding sequence TTGAGGAATATCCCGGTTGAGCTGAGCAAACGCTACATCGACGAGGGCTGGTGGACCCCGGATACTCTCGGTGAGCTGCTGGCCAGGGGACTGGCGGCCAACCCTGACACCGGGTTCTGGGTGCACTCCGCGGTGCGGCCGTTCAGCGGGACCTTCCACGACGTGGAGGTCCTGGCACGCCGGCTGGCGGCGGGGTTGCGGGCCCGCGGGGTGGGCCCGGGCGACGTGATCGCGTTCCAGCTGCCCAACTGGGTCGAGGCCGCGGTGACGTATTGGGCGAGCTCGTTCCTCGGTGCTGTCGTCGTGCCGATCGTGCACTTCTACGGTCGCAAGGAATTGACCCACATCATCGGTACGGCACGGCCGAAGGTGTTCATCACCACCGAGCACTTCGGACACATGACGTTCCAGCCGGACCTGTGCGCCGACGTGCCCATCGTTGGGCTGGTGGGGGACAACTTCGAAGACCTGCTGGCCGACGAGCCGATGGACGGCGAGTTGCACACCGATCCAGCCGGCCCGGCGCTGATCGCGTTCACCTCCGGAACTACCCGAGACCCGAAGGGCGTGATCCACAGCCATCAAACGCTGGGGTTCGAGACCCGCCAGCTGCTGGAGAACTACGCGCCCGACCGCGGCAGGCAGATCACCGCGACGCCCGTCGGTCACTTCATCGGCATGGTCGGGGCTTTCCTGATCCCGGTGCTCGAAGGCGCTCCTATCGACCTGACCGACGTCTGGGATCCCGGCCGGGTGCTGGAACTGATGGAGTCCGAAGGCATGTCGATCGGCGGTGGCCCACCGTACTTCGTCACCAGCCTGCTCGATCACCCCGAGTTCACCGACGCACACATGAGCCGGATCAAGCATGTCGGCCTCGGCGGCTCGACGGTGCCGATCGCGGTGACCCGTCGGCTCGCCGATCTGGGTGTGCACGTCTTCCGCTCGTACGGCAGCACCGAGCATCCGTCGATCACCGGGTCACGGCCGAGCGCGCCGGAGGACAAGCGGCTGTTCACCGATGGCGACGCGCGTCCCGGGGTGGAGGTTCGTCTGACCGACGAGGGCGAGATTCTCTCCCGAGGGCCGGATCTGTGCCTGGGCTACACCGATGACACGCTGACCGCCAAGGCTTTTGACGCTGACGGTTGGTACCACACCGGAGACATCGGCGTGCTTGACGAGGACGGCTACCTGACGATCACCGACCGCAAGGCCGACGTGATCATCCGCGGTGGCGAGAACATCAGCGCCCTCGAAGTCGAGGAGCTGCTGCTGAGTATGCCCGCCGTCGCCGAGGCGGTGGTGGTCTCCGCGCCGGATGCCCGTCTCGGTGAGCACACCGCCGCCGTGCTGCGCGTCAGGGAAGGCCACCAGATGCCGACGATGCAGGAGGTTCGCGCACACTTCGAGAGCTGCGGAGCCGCACGACAGAAGTGGCCCGAGGAATTGCACGAGGTGGCCGACTACCCCCGCACCGCCAGCGGCAAGGTGCAGAAGTATCTGGTGCGCAAGCACATTGCCGAAGCCCAGTAA